The Glycine soja cultivar W05 chromosome 8, ASM419377v2, whole genome shotgun sequence genome has a window encoding:
- the LOC114421425 gene encoding probable xyloglucan galactosyltransferase GT14 produces the protein MDKLPLRKYFDKIRFVFFTSFIFCLSLLLLNYYMTACDYGVTFLLFNMNDAKQAHMPKPSNSCSGQYIYVYDLASRFNEDLLKGCHSLSKSIDMCPYMSNLGLGPKVSKKSNEKVLLKESFYATNQFSLEVIFHNTLKHYKCLTNDSSLASAIYVPYYAGLDVVQYLWGGFNVSIRDASPKELVKWLAQQPEWKRMWGRDHFMVVGRIGSDFRRRTENNDDWGTKLMLLPEARNMPILSIESGSKENEFSIPYPTYFHPSKDKEVFQWQKKMRKVKRPYLFSFAGAPRPYYNYLSSIIRNEIIKECQSSRSCKLLNCNAGHNYCNDPVHVTKVFQSSVFCLQPPGDSFTRRSTFDSILAGCIPVFFHPESAYNQYLWHLPKNGSSYSVYIPERDVIEKRVTINEKLSKVPKSEVLAMRKEIIRLIPRIIYRYPSSRLESVEDAFDIAVKGILGRIEAIRRNITNVNYTIS, from the coding sequence ATGGACAAGCTTCCGTTGAGGAAGTACTTTGATAAAATCCGGTTTGTGTTTTTCACctcctttattttttgtttgtcattgCTTCTCTTGAATTATTATATGACTGCCTGTGATTATGGCGTTACCTTTTTACTCTTCAacatgaatgatgcaaaacAAGCACACATGCCCAAACCCTCAAATTCTTGTTCAGGCCAATACATCTATGTTTATGATCTTGCTAGCAGGTTCAATGAGGATTTGCTGAAGGGGTGTCACTCTCTCAGTAAGTCGATAGATATGTGCCCTTACATGTCTAACTTAGGCCTTGGACCTAAGGTTAGTAAGAAATCCAATGAGAAGGTTTTGTTGAAGGAAAGCTTCTATGCAACCAACCAATTTTCACTAGAGGTTATTTTCCATAACACACTGAAGCACTACAAGTGCTTAACCAATGATTCCTCACTGGCTTCTGCTATATATGTACCCTACTATGCTGGCCTTGATGTGGTTCAATACCTCTGGGGTGGCTTCAATGTTTCAATCAGAGATGCTTCACCAAAAGAACTAGTGAAATGGCTTGCACAACAACCCGAATGGAAAAGAATGTGGGGTAGGGATCATTTCATGGTTGTAGGGAGAATTGGTTCGGACTTCAGGAGAAGAACAGAAAATAATGATGACTGGGGAACCAAGCTAATGCTTTTGCCAGAAGCAAGAAACATGCCAATTTTGTCAATTGAATCTGGTTCAAAGGAAAATGAGTTTTCAATCCCATATCCAACTTACTTTCACCCCTCTAAGGATAAGGAGGTTTTTCAGTGgcagaaaaaaatgagaaaagtgAAAAGGCCTTACTTGTTCTCATTTGCAGGTGCTCCAAGGCCTTATTATAATTACTTATCCTCCATCATCCGAAATGAGATAATCAAAGAATGCCAATCCTCTAGGAGTTGCAAACTTCTAAATTGCAATGCTGGTCATAATTATTGCAATGATCCTGTGCATGTTACAAAGGTGTTTCAGAGCTCAGTTTTCTGTTTACAGCCTCCAGGGGATTCATTCACTAGGAGATCAACTTTTGATTCAATTTTGGCAGGTTGCATTCCTGTTTTCTTTCATCCAGAATCAGCATATAACCAATATTTGTGGCATTTACCCAAAAATGGTTCTAGCTACTCTGTGTACATACCCGAAAGAGATGTCATAGAGAAGAGAGTAACGATCAATGAGAAATTGTCTAAAGTTCCAAAAAGTGAAGTATTGGCAATGAGAAAGGAGATTATAAGACTTATTCCAAGAATAATATATCGTTATCCAAGTTCTAGATTAGAATCCGTTGAAGATGCATTTGATATAGCAGTTAAGGGTATTCTTGGGAGAATAGAAGCAATAAGAAGGAACATTACAAATGTCAATTATACCATTTCCTAG